A window of Ictalurus furcatus strain D&B chromosome 4, Billie_1.0, whole genome shotgun sequence genomic DNA:
TACACTCCTACACTTTATATCAAATAACAGCGCGTTTATTATGATTAAAATAAGCTtaacgtttttttgttgttgctataGTAATATGTCCCGGTTTTGCAGTTGAGCAGTGTGTGAAACAAAACTCTCTAAGTGTCTAATTTGCAACATTTAGTGGCTCTATATGTCGTAttgaatgttttgtttgtttatttgtcctGAGTTAGCACAGGCTAGTTCTCTGTCACAACCTTTTCATTGAAGTTAGCTAGGCTTTGTTTGCTGTAATGTGATTAGTAATGTCAGGGGTTGGTGCTATTTTTAAAGCCGGTGAGACAGAGTCGAGACAGACTCGTATTTGGCGTGAAGAAACTAAAGCCGAGATGGTTTTTGTGGTTTCGGTGCCGCTGAGTGAAGCTCGTGGAATGAGCTTCCGGTTAGCATACACGCTAACATGATGTAGCCGATGTGCTTGTAGTGGTCGTAGGGTGTAGATAGACATACGGGTGTGGTTTTCGGTTTCTTAGGTTAGGACATCATTTGTGGGTGATGATTGTTTTGTTACACGTCGACGATGTGTTTTGTGAAGGACAGGGGATCAGACTCGGAGCTGGATTTCATCTGATCTCCTTTTACACTTCTCTGAGAGTTGATCTGAGGTGCAGTGAAGTCTGCACTAAACTCTAAAACTGCTGGTGTTTAGTATAAATACTCGGTGAGTTGACACATGCAACTGGCAAACCACTTCTCCATGCTCTGTTTctaacctcacacacacactggtgttaCAGGGATCTTCCAAAGATGGGCTGGTATCattcattttagtttttgttAATCCTGGTGGAGTTGGGATTCCCCCTGTATTATCTCCACGTCATCAGAAAGCGCTTCAGATGCAGATATGTCTTGGCACGACTTGCGATCAGGGTTTACAGCGCTGTACAGAAAAGCATAAAGCTTCAGAAAGTTGATACAAAACGATACGGGtatgttttcttatttttgctTTCAGTTTTGTTCTATCCAGTTCCCATACCTGCTAACTGGAATCTTCTAGAGTTAACACGCCTTAATAGTGTCAACACGCTGTCTCTTTGACGACAGAGATTTGAACTTCATGTAACGACAGACCTAACGATAGGACGCTTAGATTGTTGTGCCACTAAGCAGCGGGTCGTCAGAGTCACTCGTAATATCCCAGCATCATATTCCTAAATATGTCTTGTCTAAGAGCTGGGCCTGATGCCGCACCTTTTAATAATTGAGCTTCTCTGCTACACCCGGTTGTTAATTATGAACAaggcctctctttctctcacacacgcatgcaGAGCCCAGGCTGCAGGGTTCTACCGTGAGCAGAGCATAACGTCACCTACTCTCGCGTGTAGGTGTTTTTACAAATTCAGtgttttgtgcctttttttttgtctctgctgtgctgttttgtttgttagttttcttTAACCGTGCTGCTCAGAGAGTATGAGGCCCGAATGCAGAGATACAGTGAACGGATCTGGACGTGCAAAAGCACCGGCAGCAGCCAGCTCACACACCTGGAGGCCTGGGAGGAAGAGCAGGAGGTCACTGAGCTGTGAGTAACATCATCACTGAACGAGTGCCACTCTTCATCTGTAAATCAAAAGACATTTAGTCCGAGCGGTTTATTTTTGTAGCTACCGAGCAGGTATTTCAGATTCATGTTTTTCACCAcctgattgtttgtttgtggtaaAGTTTCAGCATGTGAGTTaagaacagttaaaaaaaactgaataattGGTCAGCTTCTCCCGCAACTCTATACAGAATCAAGTGAATGTCACTTGAGCACACTTTCACACTTTGTCTGCTGGCCCAACGCTTTTCCAGTCTCATAACAGAAGCGTAACTTTCCTCACAGTGTACCATGgctgcacacactcacactcatggagttGCATAAACACTGAAGACTAGAGCCTGTGATTGCCCTTGTGTCTACATGTTAGTCTTAGTGCTGGTGCTTTCCCCTatagcgccctctgctggtgtGAGTTATCACAGCGTTTACAGTTGCTCTTTGATAAATGATTGATTTTAATTTAGTCTAGGTAGCCTGCTTCATTTATTCAAATCATTAAATCTGTTTTGCTGTAAAAAGCCATTTACATTCTGTAGTAATATAGAAATAGTTCATCAGATTACATAGTGTGACACGGTTCTTTGCATTGTGGTCggatgtttgtttttgaaaGCTGTGTTTGTGgtcttgtgctttttttcctctccaggCTGCAAGAGGAATACCCTGTGTGGTTTGAGAAGCCAGTTTTGGAAATTGTACACCATAACACGGTGTCGCTGGACAAACTGGTGGATCTGGCCTGGGTGGAGATTCTCACTAAATACGCCGTAGATGAGGAGTGTGACTTCCTGGTAGGAATTTCTTTCCTGAATGTAGTTCCATGATTATTTCttaacggttttttttttttaataaactttatctcctatttttttctgtctttcaccaCAGGTCGGAAAGGATAAAAGTTTGCGAGTGAAGGTGGTGAAAATTCATCCTCTGGAAAAGGCTCAGGACCAGACGCAGAAAAAGTTGGAGGGAGCGTGTGATTCTCCGTCCAGCGACAAGGAGAACGCCAGCCAGGAGAACCAAAAGAAAGAGCCGCCCAAAGAAGAGGAGAACAACAGGAGAGAGAGCATTTGTAAGTAACTGTAATTTATTATCTTTAGAGATTTTCTATATGAACAAACTTTCACTGTACTGCGAGACTCTGTAATATTCAAcgatgtatcttttttttttctttccggtAGGTGATCGGGCACGTCGTTCCCCCAGAAAACTCCCCACCACtatgaaggaggagaagaagaaatgggTGATGCCTAAATTTCTGCCCCACAAATACGACGTGAAGCTCCTCGACGAGGACAAAGTAATCAGTGACGTCCCTGCCGACAGCCTCTTCAGAACAGAGAGACCTCCCAATAAAGAGATAATGCGCTACTTCATCAGGCACTACGCTCTCAGGCTTGGCATGGGAGAGAGCGCCCCCTGGGTGGTGGAGGACGAACTGGTGAAAAAATTCAACCTACCCAGCAAATTCAGCGACTTTCTCTTAGACCCACACAAGGTAGCGTATAGTTACTGACTTGGGGTTAATTCAGTTGCTGTTACCTGTTGCTGAAAACTAGATtgtgtatacatataaaaatataaacgtTGCTGCTTTTGTAATGATTGTATTTGATGTATTTAGTTCTTAGCAGAAAATCCCTCATCCAAGAGAAAGAGTCTCAGCTCACCGGAAGGAAAGCCCAACAAGAAATTGAAGCTTCAGGGCTCAGAGTCAGGCATGGATGCAAACGGCGTCAACGAAAAAGGAGAGAACGAGAAAAAGCGgaagaaaaagcaaaacatgCCTCTGAGCCCCACTCTCTGGGcaaacatgcaggtaggcatTTTGATGAATGTCGCGTTTGTTCATGATGCCTAGATGTAGTACGTTAGCACACGAGCAGCATGTTTTGCTGTCCAAAAAGTTTTTTACGCCATCGTTATACTGACAAATTATAGCGTAAAAGAAGGAAACAAAATAATGGTTAAAAATTACTATGATAAagcaatatgtaaaaaaaaaaaaaaaaaaaaaaaatatccgtGATATCTCATGAAGAAGTACTTTTTTTCGTTTCTAGTCCCAGTCCCAAGCGAAGCCTGGCTAATCAGTACCTGATCCTGTTTTCTTGCaccgtctaaaaaaaaaagtgccagtTTAGATCGGTGACTCCAATTTGCctctaggtttttgtgtgatgtCTGATGATTGCTTTTCCAGAGTGTATCTTTCAGCCAGTTTTCCAGATCCGCTGTagctctgaccaggataaaaatgcttactgaagatgagcaGAAGTATTTCCCCCCATTTGTGTATTTTGAATTATTCTACTGTATTTTTTCAGGTGAAGAACCTGAATGGCTCTCCGCTGAAGGTTAAGAATTCAGGCACGCCCAAGAAACCGACGGACGGCAAGAGGAATCACAAGAGCGGCGCAACCAAAACACCCAACAGCCATAAAGCCTCGAAAAAAGACGAAAAGACCTCTAAGAAGCCCCGGATGAAGCAGATGACCCTGCTGGATCTGGCGAAGAGTCCCGCTGCTGCGGGCAGTCCTAAAAAGAGAGCACGGAGCACCGGGCCTGGCACGCCGAAGCTGGGTAAACCTCTGCCTCCCATGGCTCTGCATCTGCTGCGCTTTTATAAGGAAAACAAGGGCAAAGAGGACAAGAAGAGCACACTGTCTTCGTTAGTGAGCAGGGCAGCGAAGACCTTGTCTGCGGAGGACCGCGGGCGACTCCCCGACGAACTGAAGGAGATGGTGCAGAAGCGCTGGGAGCGGCTGGAGGAGAAGCGGCGATGGGCCCTCATGAGCGAGGAGGAGCGGCAGGAGGCGATGCGCAAGAAGCGGGAAGAATTGAAAGAGAAGCTGCGTGAGAAGGCGAAGGAACGGCGCGAGAAGGAATTGCAGCTGAGGCGTGAGCAGCAGCGACGCTTCGAGGACCAGGAGCTCACCGGAAAGAGCCTGCCCACGTTCCGGCTGGTGGACATGCCCGAGGGCCTGCCAAACGCTCTGTTCGGTGACATAGCTATGGTCGCAGACTTCCTCAGCTGCTACTCTGATCTACTGTTGCCTGACAAGCAGTACCCGATCACAGCGCAGTCACTTATGGAGGCTCTAGCAGGTGACAAGGGAGGCTTTCTCTACCTAAATCGTGTCCTGGTGGTGCTGCTCCAGACGCTGTTGCAGGACGAGCTGGCCGAGGCCTACAGTGAGCTGGACATGGCTCTGTCTGAAATCCCGCTGACGATGCACTCCGCGTCGGAGTTAGCACGCCTGTGCCTGCGCCCGACCGACGTGCAGGGTGGCGAGAGCGCCCGTGACTCTGACGACTGGCACGGCGGTGGCTGTTTCGACGACGTCTTGGGTGCGGAGCTCCTGGAACGGCTCGAGACGACCGAGGTGTTCGAGCTTGCGCCGGCCGAGAAGGCGAGTCTGCTGGTGGCCCTGTGCCATCGCATCCTCATGACCTACTCTGTGGAGGACCACGTGGAATCGGCGCACCTGCGCTCTTCTGAGCTCTGGAAGGAACGCATCGCCACGCTCAAGGAGGCCAACGTGCGCCGCAAGGCTGAGAAGCAAAAGCGCAAGGAGCAGATGGAGTCCAAGACCCAGGACATGGCAGttaaaaaggagaagaagaaggagacgAACGGCAAGGAGGACGTGTCCAAAGTCAAGGTGGAACCGGAAGACATGATCAGCACGGTGAAGAGCCGCAGGCTGATGGCTATGCAGGCcaaaaaggagaaggaggagctTGAACGCCAGAACAGAGGTGAGCGAGAGACAAGAACGTGTAATAGAACATAGAGGGAGGGAGGACAGAAGAGATTCTGGTTATAATTCAAACGATAAGCTTACATTTGCGCAATTGGGATTATGCGTAAACACTAGGTTTACACAAATCAGTCAGTAATCTGATCACGTTTAGAAAAATTCTCCAAAAAGTTGTTCTCCAAAAATGTTCACTGGTGCTACAGCACAAATTATGTTGTGAAAGAAGCAGAAACTGCAAGAATAGTGAGGGTGAAGCACATCCATGTTCTTGAGAAATTCAGGTAGTTGTATACTCTTAGCCTCTGTATTTACCGTGCTGTTCTTCCGTACGGACGTAGAGCGCATGGAGAAAGAAGCCGAGGAGGAGCGGATCAGGAAGCAGAGGGCTGCAGTAGAGCGTGCCTTCCACGAGGGCCTCGCTAAGGCCAAGCTGGTGATGAGGAGAGCACCACTTGGCACTGACCGCAACCACAACCggtatacactcactcacacacactcactcatctAAAAATATACCAACAAAAACATCCCTATAATTAAAGACATTGGTTCCATGGATTAAAGCTTCAGGAAAAAGAGCGGAGTTATCAGTAGTTGTTTTTATATTGTCACAAACATAAGTATtcacaaatgaaaatgttttccttCTTTTAGATGCTAAGAGTTGTAGTGATTTTTATTAAGCCTACCAGCGCCTGAGACCTGGGAGAAGCACGAGCAGTCGTtgttcacgtttttttttttttttttttttttaattttattggtGACTTTATTTGTAGGTAAACGGAGAGTTTTTAGTTATAACTGGTGTGAATTTGAAATTAGTCACTAGGTAGATCAGATAACATGCatatttttcacatgttcatggtCTAATGCTGAAAATGTGTCGGCGTTGTATAAAGCACATGTTTTTCAACACCACCAAATCCAAGGAGTTATTTATAAatgcaagaagaagaaagcccAGAAATTCTGTATTTATCATTCATTTCCATCCCTATAGAGAATCTCCTGCCTGATCACTAGCCAAATGGCTGGTTTCTGCTTTGGATAATGGATGCGACAGGGCCATCATGTTGCcgttggtatttatttatttatttatttatttttgtgtgtgtgtgtaggtattgGCTGTTCTCTGACGTCGTTCCTGGACTTTATATAGAAAAAGGCTGGGTGCACGAGAGCATCGACTACAGCTTCACTCTTCCACCTGAGCAGACACAGGgagatgaggaagaggaagatgaagagacGGAGGGTGAGGGTGCTATCGACGTTTACTTGAATGGAGACAATTGACAATACAGAGATATTTTcattaattttgtttatttatgatgAGTGAAATGACAACTTGCCCTCTTGTTCCAGCAGGCATGTTTGAGTGAAATCTTGCATTTGTTAGcgatactgtgtgtgttacatgcaCCTTTTATTGTTACTAATAAAGGTAATCATAAGTTCACtaaattcatttgaaataaatccaGCATTATCTCTTCTCTAGATGTGGAGAAAGAAGATGAGGCAAGTATAGCCAGCGCTACTAATGAGAgtggccagcagggggctccAGCTCCGGAGACCTGCATAGAGACGACCGTGCCCAAGCTGGGTCAAAACCTCTGGTAAATAAATCTTAGAAATACTGAGTTCAGTGAAAAGGCGCGTTTGCTTATCTACTTCTATTTTATTGTATCTGTGGCAGCATTTGAGGTTAATGAAGTGGTATGCAGCTCAGCTCTATGTAGACCATCGCTAATAAGATATGCAGCCCAAGTAGTTAgcgtctgtctttttttctttttttttctcccaagcACACAGATGCATTTTATGCACGACGGTTTTGTAGAATGTTTTCTCTTCACTCAGGTTCGTGTGCGACACTCAGAAAGATCTGGATGAGCTCATAGAAAGCCTTCACTCACAAGGTGTGCGAGAGAGcgaactgaaaatgcaactggAACTCaagtgagtgtgcgtgtgttccCTGAGCTAATACATTAAGTGTTATGCATGTACATTGTGCTTTATGATTGggtatttgtattatttatttaaggtaCCAGGATATCATGCACTCCATCCACCTGAGCCGGAAGGTGAACACCGGTCTGCGCACTTGTGATGGCTACCAGGAGCTCCTCAaatacctgcgcagcgacatcatCGAGGTATCTTCGCGTCTGGAGAAGGGCGGACTCGGCTTAATGGAAAACACGGCCGTGTTTGAGGAGCAGGTGAGGGACTTGGAGAGAGGGATCCTCCTGGTGCTTGTGTTTTGAGGCGGGTCAGTAGGTTTGAGGTTTGGGCTCTCCCGTCTCATCCTGAACGCTGTTATTGTTAGGAAGGTGGCAACATTTTAATAAGGGTCTTGATATCTCAATTGGTCTTAATCATATTCATAACGTTTAAGgtgtataattaaattaaacgtGTACATCTTGCAGATTTTTGTTTGAAGAAATTCATTTCTTCAGAGAACTGAAATTGTTTCTtgatttaaaatacataaataaataaattattttctttcaggTGCGACACCTGGAAAACCTGAAGGACTTTGGTGAGTGTGTGATAACGTTGCAGGAGAGCGTGGTTAAGAAGTTTCTTCAGGGCTTCATGGCTCCgaagcagaagaaaaagaagaagcagacaGGGGAAGAGAGCGGAAAGACGGAGGAAGTGGATGAGGAGAAAAAACTGGCTGAGGAGGctagggtgagtgtgtgtgtgcgtgcatgatTGTGTTAATTTTGTGAGAACAGGTTTTTCTGTGTTTCAATCAggattaatgttaaaaaaataaaagggttATTGAATTTCTTTCTGCAGGTGGCGACTGCTGTGGAGAAGTGGAAGTTTGCTATACGCGAGGCTCAGACCTTCTCACGCATGCACGTGCTCTTGGGAATGCTGGACGCGTGCATCAAGTGGGACATGTCAGCGGAGAACGCTCGCTGCAAAGTGTGCCGCAAAAAAGGTACGACTGCAGCAGGTTTAAGGCGTCTCATGTAAGGTTCCTAAAGCAACACTCTGTAAAGAACCAAAGTACGTTTGCTGCAGATTCACAACCACAAAATGTGCTTAAACGCTCCACTTTTTTCATTTCCCAGTAGGAGAGGACGATAAGTTAATCCTGTGTGATGAGTGCAACAAAGCCTTCCACCTCTTCTGCCTGAGGCCTGCACTGTATCGCATTCCCGAAGGGGAGTGGTTGTGCCCGGCCTGCCAACCGACCATCGCCCGCCGCTGCTCGCGTGGAAGGTGAGCGAAGGAAACGTGTCTGAGAACGTACACACCCGTAACACGTCCATACTCTCTCAGGCATTCTTTATATACAAGAGCACACCCCgatcctcttctctcatctgTGTGTGACCGACAGAAACTATAACGAAGACACGGAGGAAGAgcaggatgaagaggatgaagaggaggacgAGTCAGAAGAGGATGATTCTGAGGACGAGGAGCAGAGGAATACAGGGCACAGCTGtgagtctttattattattattattattattattattattattaaaccttgatatctcctcctcctttctccAGCGCTCACCAGGGTTCCAGAAACCGTTCACCTGACGCACGATTTAACTGATTGACTTGCATTTTCATTGTTCTTTCCGATTTAACAGTGAGACCGAGGAAGAAGATGAAATCGTTCCTGAGGCCCAAAGGTCAGAGCAAGTCATCGTCCAAGAAGCATTCGCCACCAAGTGCCAAAACTGCATCTAAATCTAAAGCTGCTGCCAAATCACGGACAAGCAACAGTGCAGACATTGATGAATTGGTGAgtttaaaagttaaaataaaattgttaaatGTACATGTGCGTTAGGGGAtcaactggattttttttttttttcttcaaataatttattttgagAAGAATACACCCCTGTATTAACCTGATACATATATACTGGAGCATGTGTAACCCTATAAGCAACCGCACAAGTCTGTACATTCAGGTATGTATAGTGTGCCCCCAACCCCCCCGGGCATTTGGGACTGTTATTTTGGGTTGGGATGGGAATTGTTGGTTAAACAAAAACCAGAAATTGTCCAGTGACACATACACTTCCAAAGGTGTTCCTTTTtctcttggggtttttttttgtaccttgttttgatatatatatttaaaaaaaaaagtacacatgCGTGTGTCACGAGAactgatacttcggtaccaagtcggtaccaacattcttaaaatgtgacggtacttgtttttctggagtaGTGTTAGCACCGTTTGTAATGAAAGTACTGAGGTTGctattcttccggacctgatggggacAGCAAATACgcgtaagtgttttagtcagtccacaagtggtgaagaagagggggaacgcctacaagcacacgggaaaaactacagaagtttagcttagcttaacaagtttagctccgccccgactcgttgagaggaaagctagtatcagtttccagtgtgcaaccgatgttatcgttcatttcaaacaaagcgaggaaaaggtcctatattatgtttgtttgaggcagctggcattgtagccgtgaaaccagctaacgttatgttccatgtaatgttagcgatagccagttatttgttaacgacgctaaaacattgcaatgttataaagtacctcctaatgggccaccatgcatcgccattcagcccgtgtcctgtcagctaaatgtagcctaatgtcactgaTAATTATTCAactgttcatgcttttaatcaatctttttggcctgccaccatatcagtgaatttaaactaatgcttgcattcagagtataaggggtgtgtgtgcgtgcgtttaggagtgcacctttggagactcattgtcagacagtctttgataactaaaataccctctcgctctctttgccagtatcagccagaggaagatgtcctccaggagagttttttttatttttttatttttataccacaccatggtatcgactttggtatcgaatATCGTGTTcttttggtggtatcagtaccgactactagatttttggtatcgtgacatccctagtgtgcACACATGGCAACTACGTATGAATGAGAACAAAGATTCTTCTGAAGAATTGACCCTGCTTGGGTTATGCCACACAAACaggtttaacatttttaggcatCTCATAATGATTGTGGTTAATTTTGGATTTGACTTCTGCAGGTGCGCCAGAGCTCCAGAACAGGAGGAAACAAGCAAGCACAGGAGCTCGAGAAGTGTGAAGAGATCCTCCAAAAATTGATTAAATTCCGTTATAGCTGGCCCTTCaggtactctctctctgtcaaaagtttagacacactatatttttccacattttagaatagtaatggtcatcaaaactctggaataacacaaatggaactatgggaattatgttgatTAAAAGTTTAGAGTGTGCCTATTacggtttttcagatattccctttcatgtagtgtggtGTTTAGTTGTTTGTGAATgcaaaacgtctgcaaagtttcaaaaatcaaagcacacgacaagctgagttatcgactcccaaaaggaggaaccgattctgaacagctgaaacaagttgttagtgattccagactttacttcctgtacgaaACTAcctaggtttgtaacaaaagaccctgcctctggtcttcatcggctgcttgcTGACAGACAGAGCTGATATTctttatggtagtgggcgtttccttttagACACACtcagtggtagaccaatcacaacagactgggacatctgaccaatcagagcagagtatgctctctgaaaggaggagtttagaatgaatcatttagagcTGATCATTTAACAAGTCTGCGGGGGGAGGtgatgctgcagtttaaattatgagcacattaaagttttttttttttttttttttttaaaccttagatGCAGCTattgtaaatctattgtacgagtcctctaaaacaaaattaggcacgcttcaaaaccataataggtgtgtttttcatattttagcatcttcaaagtagacacactTTTGGCCTAGAATTTtgagaaatgtattattttctcaaccgatttcttga
This region includes:
- the baz1b gene encoding tyrosine-protein kinase BAZ1B isoform X2; its protein translation is MAPLLGRKPYPLAKPPAEPPGPAEQLYIIPHTKEAFINKEEYEARMQRYSERIWTCKSTGSSQLTHLEAWEEEQEVTELLQEEYPVWFEKPVLEIVHHNTVSLDKLVDLAWVEILTKYAVDEECDFLVGKDKSLRVKVVKIHPLEKAQDQTQKKLEGACDSPSSDKENASQENQKKEPPKEEENNRRESICDRARRSPRKLPTTMKEEKKKWVMPKFLPHKYDVKLLDEDKVISDVPADSLFRTERPPNKEIMRYFIRHYALRLGMGESAPWVVEDELVKKFNLPSKFSDFLLDPHKFLAENPSSKRKSLSSPEGKPNKKLKLQGSESGMDANGVNEKGENEKKRKKKQNMPLSPTLWANMQVKNLNGSPLKVKNSGTPKKPTDGKRNHKSGATKTPNSHKASKKDEKTSKKPRMKQMTLLDLAKSPAAAGSPKKRARSTGPGTPKLGKPLPPMALHLLRFYKENKGKEDKKSTLSSLVSRAAKTLSAEDRGRLPDELKEMVQKRWERLEEKRRWALMSEEERQEAMRKKREELKEKLREKAKERREKELQLRREQQRRFEDQELTGKSLPTFRLVDMPEGLPNALFGDIAMVADFLSCYSDLLLPDKQYPITAQSLMEALAGDKGGFLYLNRVLVVLLQTLLQDELAEAYSELDMALSEIPLTMHSASELARLCLRPTDVQGGESARDSDDWHGGGCFDDVLGAELLERLETTEVFELAPAEKASLLVALCHRILMTYSVEDHVESAHLRSSELWKERIATLKEANVRRKAEKQKRKEQMESKTQDMAVKKEKKKETNGKEDVSKVKVEPEDMISTVKSRRLMAMQAKKEKEELERQNRERMEKEAEEERIRKQRAAVERAFHEGLAKAKLVMRRAPLGTDRNHNRYWLFSDVVPGLYIEKGWVHESIDYSFTLPPEQTQGDEEEEDEETEDVEKEDEASIASATNESGQQGAPAPETCIETTVPKLGQNLWFVCDTQKDLDELIESLHSQGVRESELKMQLELKYQDIMHSIHLSRKVNTGLRTCDGYQELLKYLRSDIIEVSSRLEKGGLGLMENTAVFEEQVRHLENLKDFGECVITLQESVVKKFLQGFMAPKQKKKKKQTGEESGKTEEVDEEKKLAEEARVATAVEKWKFAIREAQTFSRMHVLLGMLDACIKWDMSAENARCKVCRKKGEDDKLILCDECNKAFHLFCLRPALYRIPEGEWLCPACQPTIARRCSRGRNYNEDTEEEQDEEDEEEDESEEDDSEDEEQRNTGHSLRPRKKMKSFLRPKGQSKSSSKKHSPPSAKTASKSKAAAKSRTSNSADIDELVRQSSRTGGNKQAQELEKCEEILQKLIKFRYSWPFREPVSAEEAEDYQDIISTPMDFSTMQSKFKSSQYRSPQDYIEDMKLVFSNAEEYNQLGSSVLQCMSRTEQTFTELLHKILPGVTYLRRKARKRNTPLQDDDEDDEEDEKRVRKIQNGKQESSASKSREESSSRSTRHGSRWRRQEESESEDEDEEDRVTRRSKRTAASSSRKDYREQDSDSERENRRTRLRKSGRRAGDDEEASSDDESIGQRHSKRQKRSL
- the baz1b gene encoding tyrosine-protein kinase BAZ1B isoform X1 — its product is MAPLLGRKPYPLAKPPAEPPGPAEQLYIIPHTKEAFINKEEYEARMQRYSERIWTCKSTGSSQLTHLEAWEEEQEVTELLQEEYPVWFEKPVLEIVHHNTVSLDKLVDLAWVEILTKYAVDEECDFLVGKDKSLRVKVVKIHPLEKAQDQTQKKLEGACDSPSSDKENASQENQKKEPPKEEENNRRESICDRARRSPRKLPTTMKEEKKKWVMPKFLPHKYDVKLLDEDKVISDVPADSLFRTERPPNKEIMRYFIRHYALRLGMGESAPWVVEDELVKKFNLPSKFSDFLLDPHKFLAENPSSKRKSLSSPEGKPNKKLKLQGSESGMDANGVNEKGENEKKRKKKQNMPLSPTLWANMQVKNLNGSPLKVKNSGTPKKPTDGKRNHKSGATKTPNSHKASKKDEKTSKKPRMKQMTLLDLAKSPAAAGSPKKRARSTGPGTPKLGKPLPPMALHLLRFYKENKGKEDKKSTLSSLVSRAAKTLSAEDRGRLPDELKEMVQKRWERLEEKRRWALMSEEERQEAMRKKREELKEKLREKAKERREKELQLRREQQRRFEDQELTGKSLPTFRLVDMPEGLPNALFGDIAMVADFLSCYSDLLLPDKQYPITAQSLMEALAGDKGGFLYLNRVLVVLLQTLLQDELAEAYSELDMALSEIPLTMHSASELARLCLRPTDVQGGESARDSDDWHGGGCFDDVLGAELLERLETTEVFELAPAEKASLLVALCHRILMTYSVEDHVESAHLRSSELWKERIATLKEANVRRKAEKQKRKEQMESKTQDMAVKKEKKKETNGKEDVSKVKVEPEDMISTVKSRRLMAMQAKKEKEELERQNRERMEKEAEEERIRKQRAAVERAFHEGLAKAKLVMRRAPLGTDRNHNRYWLFSDVVPGLYIEKGWVHESIDYSFTLPPEQTQGDEEEEDEETEDVEKEDEASIASATNESGQQGAPAPETCIETTVPKLGQNLWFVCDTQKDLDELIESLHSQGVRESELKMQLELKYQDIMHSIHLSRKVNTGLRTCDGYQELLKYLRSDIIEVSSRLEKGGLGLMENTAVFEEQVRHLENLKDFGECVITLQESVVKKFLQGFMAPKQKKKKKQTGEESGKTEEVDEEKKLAEEARVATAVEKWKFAIREAQTFSRMHVLLGMLDACIKWDMSAENARCKVCRKKVGEDDKLILCDECNKAFHLFCLRPALYRIPEGEWLCPACQPTIARRCSRGRNYNEDTEEEQDEEDEEEDESEEDDSEDEEQRNTGHSLRPRKKMKSFLRPKGQSKSSSKKHSPPSAKTASKSKAAAKSRTSNSADIDELVRQSSRTGGNKQAQELEKCEEILQKLIKFRYSWPFREPVSAEEAEDYQDIISTPMDFSTMQSKFKSSQYRSPQDYIEDMKLVFSNAEEYNQLGSSVLQCMSRTEQTFTELLHKILPGVTYLRRKARKRNTPLQDDDEDDEEDEKRVRKIQNGKQESSASKSREESSSRSTRHGSRWRRQEESESEDEDEEDRVTRRSKRTAASSSRKDYREQDSDSERENRRTRLRKSGRRAGDDEEASSDDESIGQRHSKRQKRSL